The following are from one region of the Acidobacteriota bacterium genome:
- a CDS encoding dolichyl-phosphate beta-glucosyltransferase encodes MSLSLSVVIPAFNEAERLGPTLERIASYLEEGSGSWEILVVDDGSRDATVAVAEAAGDGVRVLRQPENRGKGAALRRGVGESRGDRVLLCDADLSTPIEDLARLIPAVDAGAALAMGSRAVSGSRIEQRQPLYRELMGKTFNGLIRLFGVRGFRDTQCGFKLLDGAVARQLFEQLKTDGFAFDVELVWLALRAGHEVVEVGVRWSNSADSRVHPILDSSRMLRDILRMRWRHRGRSRHRAP; translated from the coding sequence ATGTCGCTGAGCTTGTCGGTCGTCATTCCGGCTTTCAACGAAGCCGAGCGCTTGGGGCCCACCCTCGAGCGCATTGCCTCCTACCTCGAGGAGGGCTCCGGATCCTGGGAGATTCTGGTGGTCGATGACGGCAGTCGCGACGCCACCGTGGCGGTCGCCGAGGCCGCCGGAGACGGCGTGAGGGTGCTGCGCCAGCCGGAGAACCGCGGCAAGGGAGCCGCCTTGCGCCGCGGGGTCGGTGAGAGCCGTGGCGATCGCGTGCTGCTGTGCGATGCCGACCTGTCGACCCCGATCGAAGATCTCGCCCGACTGATCCCGGCGGTCGATGCCGGGGCCGCCCTGGCGATGGGCAGCCGGGCCGTGTCCGGCTCCCGTATCGAACAGCGTCAGCCGCTCTATCGGGAGCTGATGGGAAAGACCTTCAACGGTCTGATTCGCCTCTTTGGCGTGCGCGGTTTTCGCGACACCCAGTGCGGCTTCAAGCTGCTCGACGGTGCCGTCGCCCGGCAGCTCTTCGAGCAGCTCAAAACCGATGGCTTCGCCTTCGACGTCGAGCTGGTCTGGCTCGCCCTGAGGGCCGGTCACGAGGTGGTGGAAGTGGGAGTTCGCTGGTCCAACTCGGCCGACTCCCGAGTTCACCCGATCCTCGATTCGAGCCGCATGCTGCGCGACATCCTGCGCATGCGGTGGCGCCACCGGGGGAGATCTCGGCACCGCGCGCCATGA
- a CDS encoding glycosyltransferase: MKLSWIVVAFHSSPVIGPAIESFRKEARAAGHVAEVVVIDHSDDAAETAALEALEPEHLEVRPNAGYAAGLNAGRSHATGEILLFGNPDLHFEAGSVAALVKATGEADLVGPQFELAGFLFPPAEPRTVREERRRQRAGRSPGAWFRTMRRETDRCRRVWEASSLIAVRQLSGALVACRREVAERLGPWDESYFLYFEETDWIDRAHRLGLTVALEPRARVVHSWGHAARPSGQAERYARSRRRYFRSRGWLGRLALRTPKWGEDLPFAAGELPGERRRDLGPAWWLASPTSLGMPAAGLRSHGVPLESLRALHEACPEALSLVVSAVPDEGSAVAGVWRSDPPSGAQ; the protein is encoded by the coding sequence GTGAAGCTGAGCTGGATCGTGGTGGCATTTCATTCCTCGCCCGTAATCGGCCCAGCGATCGAGTCGTTTCGCAAAGAGGCGCGAGCCGCCGGTCATGTCGCCGAGGTGGTCGTCATCGATCACTCGGACGATGCCGCCGAGACCGCCGCTCTCGAGGCCCTCGAGCCCGAGCACCTCGAGGTGCGACCGAACGCCGGCTATGCCGCCGGTCTCAATGCCGGGCGATCTCACGCCACCGGCGAGATTCTCCTGTTCGGCAACCCGGATCTGCACTTCGAAGCCGGATCCGTCGCCGCCTTGGTGAAGGCCACCGGGGAGGCCGATCTCGTTGGGCCGCAGTTCGAGCTCGCCGGTTTCCTCTTTCCACCGGCGGAGCCGCGGACGGTGCGGGAGGAGCGCCGCCGACAGCGTGCCGGCCGCAGCCCGGGCGCTTGGTTTCGCACCATGCGTCGGGAAACCGACCGCTGCCGCCGGGTCTGGGAGGCGTCGAGCCTGATCGCGGTGCGGCAGCTTTCGGGAGCTCTGGTCGCCTGCCGTCGCGAGGTCGCCGAACGCCTCGGCCCCTGGGACGAGAGCTACTTCCTCTACTTCGAGGAGACCGACTGGATCGACCGAGCCCACCGTCTCGGGCTGACAGTGGCCCTCGAGCCGCGGGCTCGGGTGGTTCACTCCTGGGGCCATGCCGCCCGACCCTCCGGCCAGGCGGAGCGCTACGCGCGCTCGCGCCGGCGCTACTTTCGTTCCCGTGGCTGGCTCGGTCGGTTGGCCTTGCGAACCCCCAAATGGGGGGAGGATCTACCGTTCGCGGCCGGTGAGCTGCCCGGCGAGCGCCGTCGAGATCTCGGGCCTGCCTGGTGGCTGGCGTCTCCCACGTCCCTCGGCATGCCGGCCGCAGGACTGCGCTCTCACGGTGTGCCTCTGGAAAGCCTTCGAGCGCTCCACGAGGCCTGTCCCGAGGCCCTGTCCTTGGTCGTCTCGGCGGTCCCGGACGAGGGTTCTGCGGTCGCCGGCGTCTGGCGTTCCGATCCCCCCTCGGGAGCGCAATAG
- a CDS encoding glycosyltransferase family 4 protein, giving the protein MVLRQADLLVRRGHRVTVISRGKAPDWYSPEAEFLTLPDLDPAARPPADVTVATYWTTLAPACQSQGEVVHYCQGYEASYSHNGSEHDAIRLAYQTPVPAITVSEHLAELVRRQFRRPARRVLQPLEPEWSPRPAGQPSDPPRILVASPFEIDWKGVATALDAVRHLRQRGVPCRLVRLSQWPLPAEETALLPADEAHIGIPPRQVPDLVRSCDLLLAPSWEAEGFGLPVLEAMASGVPVVASDIACFRGFAAGAAALVPPRDGLAFAAAAGALLDDPERWREGRRAGLAVADAFAEEKAAADAESALRWVASGAWKREAVRSGRES; this is encoded by the coding sequence GTGGTTTTGCGCCAGGCCGATCTGCTGGTCCGACGCGGCCATCGGGTGACCGTGATCAGCCGCGGAAAGGCTCCCGATTGGTATTCCCCGGAGGCCGAGTTCCTGACTCTGCCGGATCTCGATCCGGCGGCCCGGCCGCCTGCCGATGTCACCGTCGCGACCTATTGGACGACCCTCGCCCCGGCCTGCCAGAGCCAGGGCGAGGTGGTCCATTACTGTCAGGGCTACGAGGCCTCCTACAGCCACAACGGCAGCGAACACGACGCCATTCGCCTTGCCTACCAGACCCCGGTGCCGGCGATCACGGTCTCCGAGCACCTGGCCGAGTTGGTGCGCCGACAGTTCCGTCGGCCGGCCCGGCGGGTGCTTCAACCGCTCGAACCGGAGTGGTCGCCACGCCCAGCCGGGCAGCCCTCGGATCCGCCGCGGATCCTGGTGGCCTCGCCCTTCGAGATCGACTGGAAGGGAGTCGCGACCGCCCTCGATGCGGTGCGGCATTTGCGCCAAAGGGGAGTTCCTTGCCGCCTGGTCCGGCTGTCGCAATGGCCGCTGCCGGCGGAAGAAACCGCGCTCCTGCCGGCTGACGAAGCCCATATCGGTATTCCGCCCCGGCAGGTGCCCGACTTGGTACGGAGCTGTGATCTCTTGCTCGCCCCCTCTTGGGAAGCCGAGGGGTTCGGTCTTCCGGTGCTCGAGGCGATGGCCTCGGGGGTGCCCGTCGTGGCCTCCGACATCGCTTGCTTTCGTGGCTTCGCCGCCGGTGCCGCGGCGCTCGTGCCGCCGCGCGATGGCCTCGCCTTCGCCGCCGCCGCCGGTGCGCTCCTCGACGATCCTGAACGCTGGCGCGAGGGGCGTCGAGCCGGCTTGGCGGTGGCCGACGCCTTCGCCGAGGAGAAAGCCGCGGCCGATGCCGAATCGGCACTGCGATGGGTCGCCTCGGGGGCTTGGAAGCGCGAAGCGGTGCGGTCCGGGAGAGAGTCGTGA
- a CDS encoding ABC transporter ATP-binding protein has translation MLEPAVRAQGLTKSYKVFASPGRRLRELLTGRALHEEFRALRDVTFELAGGEGLALVGENGAGKSTLLKILSGITEPTAGDFSVRGRCASILELGSGFHPDFSGRHNIVLNAALLGLSESEVHAKMDDIIAFSELGDFIERPVKTYSTGMAMRLGFSIATQVDPEVLIIDEALSVGDGYFQKKCIDRLQVFVESGGTLLFCSHAMYYVNAFCNRALWLRDGEMAALGPVADVVREYENYLLAKSAARSQVQVPEAALPGPARLTEVSVVTEDSEDGVPTLGYCDPAAVEISWETDDTQRQFHLGIGLDRADGVEVCVFGTHHDGLTPFSGRERYRVALQLPRMPVVKGEFVLNVFLLDEAGLHIYDQCTLKPGFRVVGGEYRFGLIEVDHGWESLDGQAVPRLMEAQR, from the coding sequence ATGCTAGAGCCCGCCGTCCGTGCCCAGGGACTGACCAAGAGCTACAAGGTCTTCGCGTCCCCCGGTCGGCGGTTGCGGGAGCTCCTCACGGGCCGCGCTCTGCACGAAGAATTTCGTGCTTTGCGGGACGTCACCTTCGAGCTCGCCGGGGGCGAGGGCCTCGCCCTGGTGGGCGAGAACGGTGCCGGCAAGAGCACCCTCCTCAAGATTCTCTCCGGGATCACCGAGCCGACCGCTGGCGATTTTTCGGTGCGCGGTCGTTGCGCCTCCATTCTCGAGCTCGGGTCCGGCTTCCATCCCGACTTTTCGGGTCGCCACAACATCGTCCTGAATGCCGCGCTCCTGGGCCTTTCGGAGTCCGAGGTGCACGCCAAGATGGACGACATCATCGCCTTCAGCGAGCTCGGTGACTTCATCGAGCGGCCGGTCAAGACCTACTCGACGGGCATGGCCATGCGACTGGGCTTCTCGATTGCGACCCAGGTCGATCCTGAGGTCCTGATCATCGACGAGGCCCTGTCCGTCGGCGACGGCTACTTCCAGAAGAAGTGCATCGATCGCCTGCAGGTCTTCGTCGAATCCGGCGGCACACTGCTCTTCTGCTCCCACGCCATGTACTACGTCAACGCCTTCTGCAATCGTGCCCTCTGGCTGCGCGATGGCGAGATGGCGGCCCTCGGGCCGGTGGCCGATGTCGTCCGGGAGTATGAGAACTACCTGCTGGCAAAATCGGCCGCCCGATCCCAGGTCCAGGTGCCGGAGGCTGCCTTGCCAGGGCCGGCGCGGCTGACCGAGGTGAGCGTGGTCACGGAGGATTCCGAGGACGGCGTCCCGACGCTCGGTTATTGCGACCCTGCGGCGGTCGAGATCTCCTGGGAGACGGACGATACACAGCGCCAGTTCCACCTTGGGATCGGCCTCGATCGTGCCGACGGAGTCGAAGTCTGCGTCTTCGGAACCCATCACGACGGCCTGACGCCATTCAGTGGCCGCGAACGCTATCGCGTCGCGCTTCAGCTACCCCGCATGCCGGTGGTCAAGGGCGAGTTCGTCCTCAACGTCTTCCTGCTCGATGAAGCGGGGCTCCACATCTACGATCAGTGCACCCTCAAACCCGGATTTCGGGTCGTCGGCGGCGAGTATCGTTTCGGGTTGATCGAGGTCGACCATGGCTGGGAGTCCCTGGACGGCCAAGCGGTGCCGCGACTGATGGAAGCGCAGCGATGA
- a CDS encoding PKD domain-containing protein encodes MLPMTKDSRTLRTLIFAVALGGLLALLAPTAQAQSCGWNPDHSPSTLPPSGLWSGLRPADTTGPPTAGNNLRDTTFFDRNGGYSASKPIWQSLDVENNYIFAGFNLGFQIWDATASRTQPTKRANVDVTRNGTLPIFFRNPHNYFIVDDVDAPPGNDDVAAMVGWEGMGFVVWDTTNKTNVRVAYQDGATGGNAKRGSEVYATTINNRDYAFMAAWSLEGGLFSYDLTQAMTVGATQACSEKINPAFPAPLCSGVFQRALSSDPQRHVDGAGSDSQGHFVVFSGGIEVSARGFEIWNVSNPQNPSPVMDGLGNDRAHGVALWKDGSKFYLAVASRFPDVGRIYDVSCIRTGTCTLGAPLFSFPLEGLSASTVATVTYSESNGTPYVYFGRKQGNVIDDLQSEWLFDVSSPSNPREILGGNPNNGNTGQQTQTLEGTTLGYWSYYYACSPEGTNHFEPRMGKFSGEFFYRAGSSIFDIHRLQDVSPTITVVRSGAEDRFIGDTVSFSATAANCTPSPSGWSWTTTGGDIIGSSNGSTIQVQWGSTGVKTVNASNSSCGGANQNSDTVNILDPAPVIGSVTPNVSSASVCQQVTFTANGVDGRAPLTFDWSILNPNNEPISNPSLTISADGRTATWDTGADQPANGNYRAELLVTNSAGDDTATSGPVAITQPAPLAFTGPGGAPSFNVNFGSVDFNALSQGAAEWRWNFGDGTPAVWDDDPVTGPRPTHEYDTEGNYTVSVEIRNCVESTPLQSAEVTVPITDVSPLEITQFKAVCPFGQCFFFTTDNITFQTTVNGDPEQYRYDWDGNGTFEQTSSTPVTTHRYTTTGFYRPRLQVTRGSRTDTFEHAVDIQVTTGQQQNPRLIITGPSTGETGDSLEFRASAVDCTPNANGYSWNTGGGSGSSTSDRITISWTTTGTKTVRVENSGCGNESDTHTVVIREPSTGGGGDLVARYSYAPSAPAAGQEVTFNAGSSTGGPDSYFWDFGDGSTANGRVVTHTFQNNGAYQVQLEVGRDDSSCSFNFCTDVVTQTVAVGGTSGACQPGNETLCLFDGRFDLQVRWKNQRDDNEGTGKVFPFPSDETGMFWFFGPSNVELIVKILDGRTSTGAFWVFYGGLSDVEYWLTVTDTETEESVEYHNLPGTICGQADTEALPDGNVTSGLRLQPMSALSDFSDSGLGSIAAPGGASGTCVESDQTLCLLNGRFAVEVDWINQRVEGDEGEGTAVVGTDETGYFWFFNADNIELVVKMIDATSIDQGYWVFFGALSDLNYFVRVTDTVTQETKVYENQPGNFCGQADTSAF; translated from the coding sequence ATGCTGCCAATGACCAAGGACTCCCGCACCCTTCGCACCCTCATCTTCGCGGTCGCCCTGGGGGGGCTGCTCGCCCTTCTCGCGCCGACGGCCCAAGCCCAGAGCTGTGGTTGGAACCCCGATCACTCGCCGTCGACGCTGCCCCCGAGCGGCCTGTGGAGTGGCCTGCGGCCGGCTGACACCACCGGTCCTCCGACGGCTGGCAACAACCTGCGAGACACCACCTTTTTCGACCGCAATGGCGGCTACTCGGCGTCCAAGCCCATCTGGCAGTCCCTCGACGTCGAGAACAACTACATCTTTGCGGGCTTCAATCTCGGTTTTCAGATTTGGGACGCGACTGCGAGTCGCACTCAGCCGACCAAGCGGGCCAATGTCGATGTCACCCGCAACGGCACCCTGCCGATTTTCTTCCGCAATCCCCACAACTACTTCATCGTCGACGATGTCGATGCCCCGCCGGGCAACGACGATGTCGCCGCGATGGTGGGCTGGGAAGGCATGGGTTTCGTGGTCTGGGACACCACCAACAAGACCAATGTGCGGGTTGCCTACCAGGATGGCGCCACCGGGGGCAATGCCAAGCGCGGCTCCGAGGTCTACGCCACCACCATCAACAACCGCGACTACGCCTTCATGGCGGCCTGGTCTCTCGAAGGCGGTCTGTTCAGCTATGACTTGACCCAGGCAATGACCGTCGGCGCGACTCAAGCCTGCTCCGAAAAGATCAATCCCGCCTTCCCGGCTCCGCTGTGCAGCGGCGTCTTCCAGCGCGCCCTGAGCAGCGACCCGCAGCGTCACGTCGACGGTGCCGGCAGCGACAGTCAGGGCCACTTCGTGGTCTTCAGCGGCGGCATCGAGGTCTCCGCCCGCGGCTTCGAGATCTGGAACGTCTCCAACCCCCAGAACCCGAGCCCCGTGATGGACGGCCTGGGCAACGATCGAGCCCACGGCGTGGCTCTTTGGAAGGACGGCTCGAAGTTCTACCTCGCCGTCGCCAGCCGCTTCCCGGACGTCGGCCGGATCTACGACGTGAGCTGCATCCGAACCGGTACCTGCACCCTCGGTGCGCCGCTGTTCAGCTTCCCCCTTGAGGGTTTGAGCGCTTCGACCGTCGCGACCGTGACCTACTCGGAGAGCAACGGCACTCCTTACGTTTACTTCGGCCGAAAGCAGGGCAACGTCATCGACGACCTGCAGAGCGAGTGGCTGTTCGACGTCTCGTCGCCCTCCAACCCGCGGGAGATCCTCGGCGGCAACCCGAACAACGGCAATACCGGCCAGCAGACTCAGACCCTGGAAGGAACCACTCTCGGCTACTGGAGCTACTACTACGCCTGCTCGCCGGAGGGGACCAACCACTTCGAGCCGCGCATGGGTAAGTTCTCGGGTGAGTTCTTCTATCGCGCCGGTTCGTCGATCTTCGATATCCATCGCCTGCAGGACGTCTCGCCGACCATTACGGTGGTTCGAAGCGGCGCCGAAGATCGCTTCATCGGCGATACCGTCAGCTTCTCGGCGACAGCGGCCAACTGCACTCCCTCGCCGTCCGGCTGGAGCTGGACGACGACCGGCGGCGACATCATCGGTTCGAGCAACGGCTCCACGATTCAGGTGCAGTGGGGCTCGACCGGCGTCAAGACCGTCAATGCGTCGAACTCGTCCTGCGGCGGAGCGAATCAGAACTCCGACACGGTCAACATTCTCGACCCGGCACCGGTCATCGGCAGCGTGACGCCGAACGTCAGCAGCGCGTCCGTCTGCCAGCAGGTGACCTTCACCGCCAATGGGGTCGACGGCCGCGCGCCGCTGACCTTCGACTGGTCGATCCTGAATCCCAACAACGAGCCGATCAGCAATCCGTCGCTGACCATCAGCGCGGACGGCCGTACGGCGACTTGGGACACCGGCGCCGACCAGCCTGCGAACGGCAACTATCGCGCCGAGCTGCTGGTGACCAACTCGGCCGGTGACGACACCGCCACCAGCGGTCCCGTCGCCATCACGCAGCCGGCTCCGTTGGCCTTCACCGGGCCCGGAGGTGCACCGAGCTTCAATGTCAACTTCGGCAGTGTGGACTTCAATGCCCTGAGCCAGGGGGCGGCCGAATGGCGCTGGAACTTCGGCGACGGCACGCCGGCGGTTTGGGACGACGATCCGGTGACCGGACCTCGGCCGACCCACGAGTACGACACCGAAGGCAATTACACGGTGAGCGTCGAGATTCGCAACTGCGTCGAATCCACGCCGCTGCAGAGCGCCGAGGTGACGGTGCCGATCACCGACGTCAGTCCGCTGGAGATCACTCAGTTCAAGGCGGTGTGTCCCTTCGGTCAGTGTTTCTTCTTCACCACCGACAACATCACCTTCCAGACCACCGTCAACGGTGATCCCGAGCAGTACCGCTACGACTGGGACGGCAACGGCACCTTCGAGCAGACCAGCTCGACGCCGGTAACCACTCATCGCTACACCACCACCGGCTTCTACCGGCCGCGGCTGCAGGTGACTCGCGGTAGCCGGACGGACACCTTCGAGCATGCGGTGGATATCCAGGTGACCACCGGCCAGCAGCAGAACCCGCGTCTGATCATCACCGGGCCGTCGACTGGCGAAACCGGTGACAGCCTCGAGTTCCGGGCCTCCGCCGTCGACTGCACGCCCAACGCCAACGGCTACAGCTGGAACACCGGTGGCGGCAGTGGCAGCAGTACCAGCGACCGCATCACCATTTCGTGGACCACCACCGGAACCAAGACCGTGCGGGTCGAGAACTCCGGCTGCGGCAACGAGAGCGACACCCATACGGTGGTGATCCGCGAGCCCAGCACCGGCGGAGGCGGCGACCTGGTGGCGCGCTACAGCTACGCGCCCTCGGCACCGGCCGCCGGTCAGGAAGTCACTTTCAACGCTGGTTCTTCGACCGGTGGACCGGACTCCTATTTCTGGGACTTCGGCGACGGCAGCACGGCCAATGGGCGGGTGGTGACCCACACGTTCCAGAACAACGGCGCCTACCAGGTGCAGCTCGAGGTCGGGCGAGACGATTCGTCCTGCTCGTTCAACTTCTGCACCGATGTCGTGACCCAAACGGTGGCGGTCGGTGGAACATCGGGTGCCTGCCAGCCGGGCAACGAGACCCTCTGCCTCTTCGACGGTCGTTTCGATCTCCAGGTTCGCTGGAAGAACCAGCGGGACGACAACGAAGGTACCGGCAAGGTGTTCCCGTTCCCGTCCGATGAAACCGGCATGTTCTGGTTCTTCGGTCCGAGCAACGTCGAGCTGATCGTCAAGATCCTCGATGGCCGCACTTCGACCGGCGCCTTCTGGGTCTTCTATGGCGGCCTCAGCGATGTCGAGTACTGGCTGACGGTGACCGATACGGAGACCGAGGAGTCGGTGGAGTACCACAACCTGCCGGGGACCATTTGCGGCCAGGCCGACACCGAGGCGCTGCCGGACGGGAACGTCACTTCGGGTCTGCGTCTGCAGCCGATGAGCGCCCTGTCGGACTTCAGCGATAGCGGTCTCGGCTCGATCGCCGCTCCGGGTGGCGCTTCCGGTACCTGCGTCGAGTCGGACCAGACCCTCTGCCTGCTCAACGGCCGCTTCGCGGTCGAGGTCGACTGGATCAACCAGCGGGTCGAAGGCGATGAAGGGGAAGGCACCGCGGTCGTAGGAACCGACGAAACCGGTTACTTCTGGTTCTTCAACGCCGACAACATCGAGCTGGTCGTGAAGATGATCGACGCCACCTCGATCGACCAGGGGTACTGGGTGTTCTTCGGCGCCCTCTCGGACCTCAACTACTTCGTGCGGGTCACCGATACCGTGACCCAGGAGACGAAGGTCTACGAGAACCAGCCGGGGAACTTCTGCGGTCAGGCCGATACCTCGGCCTTCTGA
- a CDS encoding VCBS repeat-containing protein, translating to MMLRPDNPRAPWRLLLTGAILALLSACSQAPAPKTVAEAAGDEPTAAEPATESASAETTVPTEEEELIRRFGVGVEGGTERRKAMEREVNQPPDENWLKDEAGREYYLKSLPKDAERWYYADDAKTKVRYGYDFYELEEEREQELVVRVFKPVAPLNIKLKDEARFAALRETFQHELVSDDRLRFKSFGSGLPDQGQWRNGFDIADMDGDGFLDVVHGPPRKMGGLGPIIFLGDGAGNWRPWREAKFPQGLYSYGDVAVDDFNRDGIQDVVFGLHIQGVLATVGDGKGGFVPWSRGIDIQFPGRGDDASGFSSRAVTTTDWNGDQLPDILAFGEGPRPLSDNRGRQMGLAESASYGTAIFINGGDGTWQRLDQGLESDQIFGDAIEVAHLDDDGRPDFVTSSSTYGVREVVNLGGAAGASWEAVKVDSIRPGSYVRSITTDDFDGDGRRDLALSYLTKVDSGWWTGIDLIFNRGGDGWQRRTITADESKNSYFALGAGDLDGDGERDLVALTRDGETRVFLGAGGGEMVEELSPEIADAPGKCRGYRVMLRDLDGDGRDEFVEAFAGEPSGFSDPDRCPSRGLMRAWDWDPSL from the coding sequence ATGATGCTGCGACCTGACAACCCCCGAGCGCCCTGGCGACTGTTGTTGACGGGCGCCATTCTGGCCCTTCTGTCCGCTTGCTCTCAGGCGCCAGCGCCGAAGACCGTGGCGGAAGCTGCGGGCGACGAGCCGACCGCTGCGGAGCCGGCCACTGAGTCCGCCTCCGCTGAGACCACGGTGCCCACCGAGGAAGAGGAGTTGATTCGCCGCTTCGGCGTCGGTGTCGAGGGCGGCACCGAACGACGCAAGGCGATGGAGCGTGAGGTCAATCAGCCTCCCGATGAGAACTGGCTGAAGGATGAGGCGGGGCGGGAGTATTACCTCAAGTCTCTGCCCAAGGATGCCGAGCGTTGGTACTACGCCGACGATGCCAAGACCAAGGTGCGCTACGGCTACGACTTCTACGAGCTCGAAGAAGAACGCGAGCAGGAGCTCGTCGTGCGAGTCTTCAAGCCGGTGGCGCCCCTCAACATCAAGCTCAAGGACGAGGCGAGGTTCGCGGCTCTGCGGGAGACCTTCCAGCACGAGCTGGTGTCCGACGACCGGCTGCGGTTCAAGAGCTTCGGTTCCGGTCTCCCGGACCAGGGCCAGTGGCGCAACGGTTTCGATATCGCCGATATGGATGGCGATGGCTTCCTCGACGTGGTCCACGGACCGCCGCGCAAAATGGGTGGACTGGGGCCGATCATCTTTCTGGGTGATGGCGCCGGCAACTGGCGGCCCTGGCGCGAGGCCAAGTTTCCCCAGGGACTTTATTCCTATGGCGATGTGGCGGTGGACGACTTCAATCGCGACGGCATCCAGGACGTCGTCTTCGGCCTCCACATCCAGGGGGTGCTGGCGACGGTCGGTGATGGCAAGGGCGGCTTCGTGCCCTGGAGTCGTGGCATCGACATTCAGTTCCCCGGCCGGGGAGACGACGCCAGCGGCTTCTCGTCGCGGGCGGTCACCACGACCGATTGGAATGGCGACCAGCTACCGGACATTCTGGCCTTCGGCGAAGGGCCGCGTCCGCTGAGCGACAACCGTGGCCGTCAGATGGGCTTGGCGGAGTCGGCCTCCTACGGCACCGCCATCTTCATCAATGGTGGCGACGGCACCTGGCAGCGGCTCGATCAGGGGCTCGAGTCGGACCAGATCTTTGGCGACGCCATCGAAGTGGCGCATCTCGATGACGATGGCCGGCCCGACTTCGTGACCTCGTCGAGTACCTATGGCGTGCGCGAGGTGGTCAACCTCGGAGGCGCTGCCGGTGCCTCCTGGGAGGCGGTGAAGGTCGATTCGATTCGCCCCGGCTCCTATGTCCGCTCGATCACCACCGATGACTTCGATGGCGATGGCCGCCGGGATCTGGCCCTTTCCTATCTCACCAAGGTCGATTCCGGTTGGTGGACCGGTATCGACCTGATCTTCAATCGTGGGGGCGACGGTTGGCAGCGGCGCACGATCACGGCGGACGAGAGCAAGAACTCCTACTTCGCCCTCGGTGCCGGCGACCTCGACGGTGACGGCGAGCGCGACCTGGTGGCCCTCACCCGCGACGGCGAGACCCGCGTGTTTCTCGGTGCCGGGGGAGGGGAGATGGTCGAAGAGCTCTCGCCCGAGATCGCCGACGCACCCGGCAAGTGCCGTGGCTACCGGGTCATGCTGCGTGACCTCGATGGCGACGGTCGGGACGAGTTCGTCGAGGCCTTCGCCGGCGAGCCGTCGGGATTCTCCGATCCTGACCGCTGCCCCTCGCGCGGCCTGATGCGGGCCTGGGACTGGGATCCCTCCCTCTAG
- a CDS encoding ABC transporter permease: protein MARDLFLLKELVKRDFQGRYAGSVLGFLWSLLQPLWTLILFTFVFSTVMKISLVGERTESFAVFLFAGLLPWLAVHEGVLRSATAITDSADLVKKLRFPSQILVLAVVVAALLHQLIALGVFLVILAATGALSWVTLPLLIPAMALQTAIALGLGLLLAALHVFFRDIQQILGMVFNAWFYLTPIVYPLDLVPDSFVGFLHLNPLTPLVGLYRHALLGPPGWPPWPPLIGLTVFAVLLLGLGGWVFRRLRGAFVDEI, encoded by the coding sequence ATGGCCCGCGATCTGTTCTTGCTCAAGGAGCTCGTCAAGCGCGATTTTCAAGGGCGCTATGCGGGCTCCGTCTTGGGCTTTCTCTGGTCGCTGCTGCAGCCCCTCTGGACCCTGATCCTCTTCACCTTCGTGTTCAGCACGGTGATGAAGATCTCGCTGGTGGGCGAGCGCACCGAGAGCTTCGCCGTCTTTCTCTTCGCCGGCCTGCTGCCGTGGCTGGCGGTCCACGAGGGAGTTCTGCGCTCGGCGACGGCGATCACCGACAGCGCCGACCTGGTCAAGAAGCTACGTTTTCCCTCGCAGATCCTGGTGCTGGCGGTGGTGGTGGCGGCTCTGCTTCACCAACTGATCGCTCTCGGCGTCTTTCTGGTGATCTTGGCGGCCACCGGTGCCCTGAGCTGGGTGACCCTGCCGCTGCTGATTCCGGCGATGGCGCTGCAGACCGCCATCGCCCTTGGCCTGGGGCTGCTGTTGGCGGCTCTGCACGTGTTCTTTCGGGATATCCAGCAGATTCTGGGCATGGTGTTCAATGCTTGGTTCTATCTGACGCCGATCGTCTACCCGCTGGATTTGGTGCCGGACTCCTTCGTTGGGTTCCTTCACCTGAATCCCCTGACCCCTTTGGTGGGCCTCTACCGGCATGCCTTGCTCGGGCCGCCGGGCTGGCCGCCGTGGCCGCCGTTGATCGGTCTGACCGTCTTCGCCGTGCTTCTCCTGGGCTTGGGCGGTTGGGTGTTCCGCCGTCTCAGGGGCGCCTTCGTCGATGAGATCTGA
- a CDS encoding helix-turn-helix transcriptional regulator, translating into MPPLPKTRQVQLVGQKIRQLRKERRLTQTELSSRIGIQQSDLSRMEKGEYRVSLDTLFRILAEFKMGIGEFFEDLNHETITPRDVQLIRQFRQLDDDAQREVEEFIAFKRGQRDDAGYALEVDP; encoded by the coding sequence ATGCCTCCACTTCCCAAAACGCGCCAGGTCCAACTGGTGGGCCAGAAGATTCGACAGCTGCGCAAGGAGCGTCGGCTGACGCAGACCGAGCTGTCGTCGCGGATCGGCATTCAGCAGTCCGATCTGTCGCGCATGGAGAAGGGCGAGTACCGGGTCAGCCTGGACACCCTGTTTCGCATCCTCGCCGAGTTCAAGATGGGCATCGGCGAGTTCTTCGAAGACCTCAATCACGAGACCATCACACCTCGCGATGTCCAGTTGATCCGCCAGTTCCGGCAGCTCGACGACGACGCCCAGCGAGAGGTCGAAGAGTTCATCGCATTCAAGCGCGGCCAGCGAGACGATGCCGGCTACGCCCTGGAGGTCGATCCGTGA